A region of the Pelecanus crispus isolate bPelCri1 chromosome 1, bPelCri1.pri, whole genome shotgun sequence genome:
CATTCTTTACTCTCTGTTCACAGATGAATTTAAATTTTAGCAGTAACAAGTTTGAAAGTGAAATAAAGTGACTGGTTTTACCCGATTTCTCTTGAACAAGCTGATGGGTTgtaaaaattgcagaaaaacgTTTTTCTGAGGTGTTTAAGTTGACATTTAGAACTTGTTTTTTTGTGAATATGCCAGCAAAGATGTTAGCtaaaaaccctccaaaacaCAGGTCTTTGTAAGCATTTACGTGATCTTTATTATTCACAGTTGCAGGAGTTCCTAGAACCTGTACATGGGTTGTAAATGgatagtgttgtgttttttgtttggtttttttttttaaaagaagactATTTAGATATTGCAGAAAGTGAGAATCCATGATTActtgatacattttttttttttttagaatttttagACCTCTTAGAACATTTGCAATGAACTGTATGTCTTCAGGATCAGGCTTTTTAGGTTGCATTTATTAACTTACCCATTCCAGACTCTGAAGCAGTggtttaataatttttgtttacaACTCCAAAGGACTGTTGAAAGGCTAAAACCCAGCTCTTGCACCTTGttttttggggaggaggaggcaggaatGATACTAGAGCTGGAAGAACATGTAGTTTTATCTGTGTTTCCTAGCTGCTGGATATATGCATAATTAAGATTTTGAATCTATACAAAAGATTATAGTTGTTGAATAGGAAATCAGATGGTGCAGACTAGAGTTTTCAGGAATTAATCTGTAAGATTGCCTGGGTTCCTCGTCTGCTGTTTTTGTGCTTAAGAAGAGTTCTAAAGAGCTCAAAATCCCTCAGTACTGACATACAGAACATTGAAGGTTTTGTATAACTTTGCTAACTCTGACAGTTCCGTATGTGGAACGTATTCCCAGCTGTAGAATTTGAATATTTAAACTTGCTGGAGGAAGACACTTACGTTGTAGTTTATGCTGTATCTTTAATTTGTACTGAAAAGGAATTCTGTTTAGgactgtttaaaagaaagaaaacaactgctttcttctgtcttctcaaAGACGTTTTGCTGCagttctgtgtttttgtttttttttttttttaactcaaaatGGCTGCAAAAATTTTGGTGAAATAAGTAATTGAATATCATCTAATATTTTTCTCCGTTCTGTTAATGATTTGTGGTGGCTAACctatttattttatgctttttctgttcttttgggGGTCTGTAGTACTCCAGAACCGCATGTGTCAGGCATTTACATCTTCAACTTCAGTAGGCTGGTTTATGTGCGCTGACTCTTCTTTCTAGgggtttctgctttttcctgtaGAAGGGTCTTAGTGTTCATAGTTTAGTCCTCTGAGTCATACCCCAGTTGGAGGATTAAAATAGATGGTGTCAGTATGTCTGTTATTGTATGCtctggtttaattttaaaaaaagttggaataaattattaaacagtTGACTCATTACACGTTAAGATTTTTGGATTAATGTAAGCTTTTTTTGTATATCTGCTTAATACCACTGTGCACTTTGACAGATACCTTTGTTTGGAATCATGTCATCAGATTCTGCAGATCCGTTCTACTGGATGCGAGTCATTCTTGCGTCAAACAGAGGTTAGCAGAttattcctttctctgttttgtagCGGTATAAACAGACcaggagaaaaacagtttgCTGTTGAACTTGATACCACCCGGATGTCATGTTGAAACACTTCGTAAAGTTCTTAACACAGATGTAATTAAAATTCACTGATACTTGAGGAGCAGTTTGTCTTAGGAATGGGGTTTCCTTTGATGTACACATGAGATTAATCTTGATTCTCAAGTTTTGGGATGATTCTGTTTTGAATTGTAGAGCAGTCTCTTTCTGATTAATATATGGGACAGGGAATCTGCCCCACCACTTATGAACAGCACTGTTGTGTGGTATGAGAGTGTTGACTATTGTTGACTATTTTCTAGTCGTCAGTTACACCTCATAACATTTTGGCAACCTTATGGGTGAGTAATTTTATAGGTGGGAAAGCTCAGGGCAGAGATGGTTAGGCTTATAGTTTAGCAAAGCCAAACTAACTTATTTTAGAATAGAGAAGTGGATCCCAACCAAATGTATAAGATGACTTAAACTAATGCTAGAAGTCTAAAACTTAAGACGGGTGCCCTGGCATGCATGTCTCTAAATGAGGACACTGACCTCATCTGTGTCATGGAAAATTGGCTGGAAGTAAGAAAGTCACCTCTAATGTGAAGGTACAAATTACTTAGGGATGGCAAATTTTGTCACACCAGCGAACATAATAAATTAAGGATAAATAAGTTAGCTGTTTCAAGCTCTACTGCAGAATGTGATTGTAAAGATTCTGTGTCTCGCTAGCAGCGTGTGACAATATGCTAAATATGCTATCCACTGCCCAGACAGAATGGTGACAGTGGCCAAGAAAAGACTAGAGAGACTGTAAAGGCAACAAAAAGCCCGAGTGGGAAAGTTAATTTACACCTAAGTCAACTGACTAGATGTCATTGGAGGACGTGAGGTAAAGACTAAAGTTTTTGATGTCctaattttcttgctgttggAGAAGTAGAGATTTCCCTGAGAGGTGACATGATGTTTAACATGGTACTTACTGAACAGTGTGTAGACTGTAGGATATAAATGTGAAAGAACCGCGTTATAATAATGACTTTAATGCtttcacattttacattttgGTAGCAGcaaacacactaaaaaaaaaaaaccaaaacccgaaaaaaataattgtgcaataatgcttaaaatttttaaaaattagcacTGAAACGAGGACTCTGGTAGTTaggcagaaatgaaaagaagacTCCAGACAACAGGGGAAGTGCTCTAAAACCCTCTGTTGAATTTAGATTGCTTATTAAAAGCTCTTCAGGAAATTAAGTTATTGCGGGATAAAAGGGAAGACCTAATGGCTGGTTGAAAAGATCAGAAGAAATGTCTGTACAAATCTGTAAGGTGCCACAGATTGAATATTGCATGCAGTTCTAATCTACCATGCCACAAAGGATATAGTGGAACTAAAAAAACAATCAGGAAAAGGCACCAGGGATATAATCTAAGGTAGATATTAATCTGTAGAAAGAGATCctaaaaaaggatttttgccATGAAATGCACATATCCCAAATGTCTTTTAAGTCTTCATCGCTGGAAAAAAGTGGATAGGGAATGGATAGtcattttttccttatactGTAAGAGGGAAATGGCAGCCAATAGTATTACTAAGCAGCACCTGTAACTCCAAGTTTCTGAATAAATTACTGGCAGAAGTTGCCAAAGCAGTTTCTGAATAAATCACTGATATCTGGGAAAAGGGAAGTACAGAATGATACTTTCCCCAAAGAAGGGGCGCCTTTCAGAGATGGGCTGTGAGGATAGATAAGCTTCTAGGCTGGTCAGCAAAGGATATACTGTTTCCACTTCTTTTCATCTTCCGTATGACCTTACAGACCATGCTTCCGCTGTCACTGGTTCTTGTTGAGACTTTACAAGTCTGCAGTGGCTAAATGgtttttcattaataattttcttgGTAATTTTGTGATGGAACACCACTGTACTACACGTGAGAACAGAGTTCCACTTAAATGTACAGAATTGAAAAGAATTGTAAGCTGATTCTCTTTTGAATCTCCCTGGTGGATATTGTGACttaacatcagaaaaaatgaGTATTATTCATGTCCCTTGAGTGACCATGTAAAAGATGgtgaagaattaatttcatctggCTTAACTGCATATTAAACTCGTAGAATGTGTCCTTACCCAAACTTTTTAAGGTTCCAGCTTGGGAAATGTGGAAAGTTTTATGACTTGGTAGTTCtagtttcttaattttcatCCAGATTTTcagtgtgttgtttttttaagctttcaacATCTTCAGATAGGAGAAAATTTTCTGGTATTAGCTGAAGgacaaattaaatttcaaaaagTTCTCTCCTTATAATGGTGTTGCTCCAGAAAGATGTTGTGgaagaatatttctgtattgAGGCGGGAGAGTGTATTGTACAGGCAAGAGGCGGGTTATTTTCCTGAGTTTGATTGCTCTGTGTACATTCAGTTCTGCTTCCGTACCGCATTATAATATAACTCGAGCAGGTATCAGTACTTGAACAAGACCTTGCTGAGAATGTTTCTGAATCGGAGTATCAGGTGGTAGTTCTGGTGTTGCAGGTGCATCTGTCTGAGGATGCAAGCAGAGTGATGCCCAGTCTTTATTACACCAGATGAAGtggttgggagggaagaccaggcAGGTTTTCCGGAATATGCACCTATATGCTGCAGCAGTAGTGTTTTATGAAGTCACATCGCCCCGTTCGAGTTGTATACAGTTGGAAGTTGATACCTTGGTGACATTGCACCAGTAGGTGAATTGCTAGAGAAGAGCATCTTAATGagatgtgtttgttttgctAAGAACTAGTTTAATACTAAACTTCTGTGCTCTTAACTAGAGTCAGGGATTCCAAGAGTGGCATTATCAGCTGCTGTGGATCTGCAGCATCTTTCTTGTGGTCTTCAGAATTCAACTTTTGGAAACTCTGACAGCTGAAGCACTGACAAAGTAAACAACCAGGGACAAGATGCTTCCCAGTGAAAGGTTCCATGACACGATATGCCAAAAAGCTCAACTTTGGTGTGCATTGACCTTTAGTGTTAGCATggtttcacaaaaatatttcaagtgaaAAGCTACGTAGGTTTCTTATGCTGCCTTCAAAATTACAGACTTCAACACAGCAGCCTTCTTTTGTGAGGAGGTAACAGTCTTTGTCTTGATCATATCTGTACTGGAATATACATGTTTGAAGCATTATGAAAAATGTTCCTTATAGGTCAGAAACCTTTCAACAGACCTAATATCCTCAGAGTAGATGATTGAATGGCAATTGTAttaatatttcttcctctttaggTACTTTGATGGAATTAGGTATCTCACCCATTGTGACATCTGGTTTGATCATGCAGCTGCTAGCTGGAGCGAAGATCATTGAAGTTGGTGATACTCCAAAAGACAGAGCCTTGTTCAATGGAGCTCAGAAATGTAAGCGCTGttccaattaaaattaataaacatatttttattcttggGAAGGCAGCCTACCTAACTGACATTAGATGTGAGATTTCTTTGGTAGGTgatttcagcagattttttttaaaggatttgctttctctcttgtttTAGTATTTGGGATGATTATTACCATTGGGCAAGCCATTGTGTATGTTATGACTGGAATGTATGGAGATCCTGCTGAAATGGGTGCTGGAATTTGTCTTCTTATTATAATTCAGGTTTGTAATGAGCTATTTTGTGTGTAACTGAGACTGGTGAGATACAGTGTAGCTGGAAGGAAAAACCTTTCTGTGTCTGGttgccatttatttatttatttatttgtaatgcTGTAAAGCAGCATCCTTTGTATCTGTCTATATATGAGAAATTCTAAATATTCCATAAAGGAGCAGAAAGTTGGGTTAGGTGATATCAAAAGTGTTCCAGATAGGAGTGGCTGTTTGATTCGAAATACAGGAATTAGTAGACTTTCAAAGCAGTAGCTGCTGTTCAGTACCATGGAGGACTTCTCAATGAACGGCACAGATGCAGCTTTGAGACATTACCCTGTAGAGCGAAGCAGTAAATGgacaaaattaaacatttcttgTGAAAAAAGTGCTTACTGAATAATCTCTTTGCTAGCGTCAGTGTTGAAAGGTTACAGAGATCGTTGCCAGGTGAGATGCGCAGGCATTTGTACGTGAGAGGGCAAAAATGCTGCATGAATGATATTTAGATGAAAAACTTAATGATCACTCTCCAACATGACAAAAATACTGAAGCAGGCAATTAATACATAATTCTTGACTTGATTTATTCTTGTTTCtactcagttttgtttcttttcccgCAGCTGTTTGTTGCTGGTTTGATTGTGTTGCTGCTAGATGAGTTGCTACAGAAAGGTTATGGCTTGGGGTCTGGTATTTCCCTGTTCATTGCTACCAATATCTGTGAAACCATTGTCTGGAAGGCTTTTAGTCCCACCACCATCAACACTGGCAGAGGTACGTGTGCAATTACTAGTTACAATATGTTTCAGTGGGTGTATAGTATACGTAATCTATCAGGTGGTTATCGGATGgatattaaatgttttaatgtgCCATGATTAACTAATAAAGTCAGTTTTCTAacactgaagatgaaaatgttATCTGACTTACGTTTAAGATTAATAACCTACAAGTTTGCCATTGCTGATTTGAATTGCAGTAGTTAAAATGGGACTTGAAGCCCCTTGACTGAAGATTTTTGGATTTCCAAACCAAAATAGTCTTGTTTTAGTATCATTTAGTcaatagaaatagaaaagataGGAAATCCTGTATGTTCAGAGGCTTGTTTATGATCCAACTGTTGTTGGTGGCTATAGGATATTTTATAGTCAGTGCCTCCAAGTTAACTTTAAGCTGGTTTGGTTCTGCAGAGACTACCATCTCTTCACTCCTCAGCCAGTCTTTGACATCTGGTTGTCCTGAGACCCTAGAAATACCAAGTTAAGATACAGCCTGTTTGCATCAAGAAGTTAACTGGTGTAATGCATACATTTGAAATCCTGAGCCATGCTTttagtttgctttcattttcacctGATTTTTAGTAGTTCTGTCTATTGcattttattactgcttttctaaaactatttttctcctcgcttattatttcttccttccaatGATCCTCCTGCccccagaaaagaaagaaaaagagtattATTTCATTGTGTGTgacttgttttgttgttttttgtcttttgttttttaaccagGAACGAAGTTTTGGTAGATTATTCTACATTCtataaattaaagcagaatCCTATATTGTGATCTGTTTGTTGTAACAGGATATATGTCGTATTGTATTTGATTTTATATGTGTCATTCTTAAAATTTCCAAAAGaaagatactattttttttaatgtttttaatttacgGATTAAAACCTCTTttacttttttgctttgtgcagGAACAGAGTTTGAGGGTGCTGTGATCGCATTATTTCATCTTCTGGCCACACGAACCGACAAAGTCCGGGCTTTGCGGGAGGCTTTTTACCGACAGAATTTGCCCAATCTCATGAATCTGATTGCTACAGTATTTGTATTTGCTGTAGTTATATATTTTCAGGTAAAATGAGAAGTTCCTCGTAATAGCTCTGCAACTGCATAGGTAGAAGTGCATGGGCCCTAGACACTGCAGGCATtgagaaaaaatgcaaaagttaaACTAGGGTAACTGAAGTATCTTAGCTTTGAGTAAGGAACTCTATTTCACTATTCTTATTTCAGTAACATACCTCTGTGACAGTACAGCTGTTAAATTTTATAGCCAGACATACTTGTACTCAGACAGTGATGTAATCCCACATTCCATTAAATGCCATACACACTATGAGAGTATTTTTACTAAAAATGGATTCTGGAACCACAGTGGTTGTGTCAGTCGAATAATATACTTGATATTTGTAGTTGACTTAAAAGAATACCTTTGGACAGAGATAAAGAACCTTGCTTCTTTGGGGTGTGCATGATACAGATTTGTTATAGAAAACAACGATGTAATTAATGCATAGCTTATtgttttttccctaattttcttgaaatagctaatattttgttttaaatttaagtaTGTACTAAAATTGACACTAATGGAGATCCatatggtgatttttttctttttttgtgtgtgtgtgtgtctaaaatgtgattttttttttttttaatttaattttttttagctgttaaGTCAGAgtgctggcaaaaaaaaagaattacctGGTTTTCAAATCCATGTGGCTTTTCTTGGGTCTACTCAGATAGGAGCCtgttgcagaaaacagaaggttGGACTTACTACACAAAAGCCTGCTGTTAACTGGCTAGTTAAGCTAGAAGCCATTAAAGGCTTTTATCAAACCCTGTTCTCTAAAGCGTATTTTAGAGGAATGTCATTTAGCAGATGAGGGAGAATGTTTGTGTGAAAAGAATGGGATACAACCAAGCAGCGACACTTTATAAATCCTTAACATTTGTAATCCAGACTGTAGCAGACAGCCTTTGGAGTTTACAGTCTCAGACCTTGCTCTCCTTGTTTACCTAGCAAGAACTCTATGGTCAGGAATAGCTTTTAGGCGCACTGGGAATACCATCTGTCTTGGAAATAAACTTGGTGCATTTGTGTTCTTTCCCATAGGGATTTCGTGTTGATTTACCTATCAAGTCGGCACGATACCGTGGACAGTACAGCAGCTACCCAATCAAGCTCTTTTATACCTCCAACATTCCCATCATTCTGCAGTCTGCCTTAGTTTCGAACCTCTATGTTATTTCCCAGATGTTGTCTGTTCGTTTTAGTGGCAACTTCTTGGTGAACTTACTAGGACAGTGGGCAGTAAGTATCTTACCACTTTTTTAACTGCATAAAATTGTATGTATACATTACTTCTTTGTGAAACTTTGGTATTTAACCAGCAGAAAACTGGAAGACttactttttaatgtttgtacataaaagctgttttaaacaTGAAGAGGAATTCCTCTGTAAATGCAGGATAGGAATGTGAGAGAGCTGTGAGAAATAACTAattgccttttccttcccttctcataGGATGTCAGTGGCGGTGGCCCTGCTCGCTCTTACCCTGTTGGTGGCCTGTGCTACTACTTGTCCCCTCCAGAATCCATGGGTGCAATATTTGAGGATCCTGTCCATGTAATAGTTTATATCATATTTATGTTGGGATCCTGTGCGTTCTTCTCAAAGACTTGGATTGAGGTGTCCGGGTCATCAGCAAAAGATGTAGGTGTTCTGACAAACGTGCCTAAATGTTTTCAAACGTTGCCTCTAATTTAGAACTGACTAGCTACTAACTTATCAGTTATTACTCTGACTAAATACCAGGTGACTATGAACACCGCAGCGgtttcataaaatgttttttgcagGTTGCCAAGCAACTCAAAGAACAGCAAATGGTGATGAGAGGCCACAGGGATACTTCAATGGTTCACGAGCTGAACAGGTGAGGACAGGCGGAGTCGCGGCGGTGCTGCCGTACTGGGTGGttgagggtgctggggaggtggcAGCTAGAGCAGGTGTTCTCGGAAAAATCTGAGACCCGTTTCCACTGCAAATGTCTAGATTCTTCCCATTCAGCTGTTGCCTTTCCTAGTAATGCAGAAGTTGCTTCTAGCAGTAGGTAAGAGATTAACCTGTAGGGTCTTCTGTTTAAGTGGCATAATGAGGGAATTTGGGTTGAATCTCTTCCATGTTTGTAAAAGGAAGATACCTTGACGTTTGCAGGTGTTTAATTTACCAGTACTGAACTAAGATGACACTACAAAAGTGGTGTTTTATGCCGTATTGCAAAGCCTGCAGATCTATGTTGAAAGGTGGATTTAGCCGTACATATTTAAGGCAAAGCAGTTATTCTTGGTCCCATGGAGGTTATGTagcatgcatatatataaaattattacGCTCTTCATTGAAAAGCTTTGCCAGTGTTCAGTCATTCACACAGCTTTCCTATCAGTGAATATTTTAGTTTCTACTTTGTAAAAATATGGAAGATAGTAAGAGCTAATGGCAGAGCTGCATTTGCAGCGCTACCTTTGTTGCTCAGTATTCTAGTTGGTTGTTTTAGTAGTAGATGTATTGTTTGAATCCTTGGGTGAAAATCCATGAttatgaatacttttttttgtctgttggTACAGGTATATCCCCACGGCAGCTGCATTTGGTGGTTTGTGCATTGGTGCCCTTTCAGTATTGGCTGACTTTCTAGGAGCCATTGGGTCTGGCACTGGCATTCTGCTTGCAGTCACTATTATTTatcagtattttgaaatatttgtaaaagaaCAGGCTGAAGTTGGAGGAGTAGGTGCATTATTTTTCTAGATGTCCAAATATTTCATGGTTTGTGTGAAAGGGAAAGTATTTTGACAACATGCGTCCTTTAGTCCAATAACGcgattttctttttacttgttttaaagTGCTACGTGTCCCATTACTGTAATGGGCATCGAGCAATGCCTGCGTGCAGCATTAGTACCGGCTGCCTTAAGAATAAAGTTTACATTATCTTGTTTAAGTATTATCTAGTGTTGCCTGTAATGCTGGAAACCAATTCATCTACCTTGCTGTTCAAACACTACAGTGAGATGGTAAAATGCATCAGTTTGATATCGGTAAACATTTTTGCACACagcattaaaatgttaaatttatttccctgtccttaataggagaaaaaaaaaaatctgagttcaGATTGCCACGTACCAGTATTCCTGACAAAATTGATTTGTAGCctgtattttacattaattttttttatacttttttaacttgcatttcCCCATCATTGAGCTTGGCACTCCTTATTCCTTTGTGGTGTCTCCACCCAGGCACCCTTCTCTTAGCTCTAAGGGTGGACAAGCAAACATTTTACCAGAGGCTGATATTCATCTCACCCGTGAACTGGTTCTGTGGTGGATTTGCTGTGCCGCCGCGCCTCGGGCACTTCAGTTTCTTGCCCTGGGCCTGCGGCGAGACAGCACGGCAGCTGCTGTCACACGAGCAGCTCAGCCCAGTAGTTGTGTTTAAACACGTACTTGTGAAAACTGTGCCACCAAAGCTTCACGTCCACTTCGCTTTTGTGAGTCTAAGGAACGAGGCCTGGTTCCTAAAGCCGTGTTCAtagaagggaaggagggggaacGAGGAGTTCCTGCgaaaaatttatttatgttGTCGCACTTTACAGTGGCAATGTAACAACTGTAAATGTTAGACAATAAACTTATTTAATTAAGCTCTCTCCAGTGTCTTACCTGTGCAAGATGTGATTTGTATGCAGTTTTTGATCATTTCTAACGTGCTTTGTTAGTGAGGTAGGTCTGGAAGGTCCTTTTTTGATCtttatcctttctctttctaGAATATAGTTCTGATCAGTTTTTAGCAgccttaattaaaaaacaaatctcacGATTCCTCCCCTTAAAGTCATCGAGCTTTTCTGCTCACCTGTAATTGACAACTTTTCCCTTTTGATTTCACATTTTGATGTTGTGTCTTCTCTCATGCTTTACTTGGAAGTGACTTTGTGTTGTGAAGGTATGAAAATTCTAAGCaagttttctgcttcatttctaaTAATGAAGTTTTACTTATTATGCATGCTCATCTAAATTTATTTCAGAGGCAAGACTTCGATATTAGCATATGTTTATTACAACTCCTAGATCCTGGCCTTTAAGGTGGTGGTTTACACAATGAGCAGCAGTCGACTGTGCACGGATACACCGAAGGTCGCTTTGGCAAAGGTTCACCTCGGAGCAATTAGACCGGACAGAGGTGCTGCCTGGGTACACGATGTCCCCtagggagagggggagcagcAAGGCTGTGCTGCCTCGGGGCACATGCCTCAAACTAAACCCCCAGCTGGGTCCTGTGCTGTTCCGGTTCGCACCACCAGCTGGTTGGTTGTTACTGTCATCGTTGTGGTCAGAGCCTGTCATTTCTTAGATCAAACCAACCAATTTGCTCTTTCTGGATGGTTTAATTAAGGCTGGGAGAAGGAAGCAGCATCTTCAGGTGTAAATTGTAAAAGGAAGTTCCTGAAGCTGCAGTTTCAGACACTGCAACCAGAGCAGCACGTGTGTCCCTGCgcagctgttgctgctcctggTGCAGAAAATCACCTGCAGTTGTTTAAATGATGCTGCTTGTGGACGAGGGAGAAGCGCGCTCTTCTCCCATCCTCCTCGGTC
Encoded here:
- the SEC61A2 gene encoding protein transport protein Sec61 subunit alpha isoform X2; the protein is MGIKFLEVIKPFCAVLPEIQKPERKIQFREKVLWTAITLFIFLVCCQIPLFGIMSSDSADPFYWMRVILASNRGTLMELGISPIVTSGLIMQLLAGAKIIEVGDTPKDRALFNGAQKLFGMIITIGQAIVYVMTGMYGDPAEMGAGICLLIIIQLFVAGLIVLLLDELLQKGYGLGSGISLFIATNICETIVWKAFSPTTINTGRGTEFEGAVIALFHLLATRTDKVRALREAFYRQNLPNLMNLIATVFVFAVVIYFQGFRVDLPIKSARYRGQYSSYPIKLFYTSNIPIILQSALVSNLYVISQMLSVRFSGNFLVNLLGQWADVSGGGPARSYPVGGLCYYLSPPESMGAIFEDPVHVIVYIIFMLGSCAFFSKTWIEVSGSSAKDVAKQLKEQQMVMRGHRDTSMVHELNRYIPTAAAFGGLCIGALSVLADFLGAIGSGTGILLAVTIIYQYFEIFVKEQAEVGGVGALFF
- the SEC61A2 gene encoding protein transport protein Sec61 subunit alpha isoform X1; this translates as MPVTLVKFLEVIKPFCAVLPEIQKPERKIQFREKVLWTAITLFIFLVCCQIPLFGIMSSDSADPFYWMRVILASNRGTLMELGISPIVTSGLIMQLLAGAKIIEVGDTPKDRALFNGAQKLFGMIITIGQAIVYVMTGMYGDPAEMGAGICLLIIIQLFVAGLIVLLLDELLQKGYGLGSGISLFIATNICETIVWKAFSPTTINTGRGTEFEGAVIALFHLLATRTDKVRALREAFYRQNLPNLMNLIATVFVFAVVIYFQGFRVDLPIKSARYRGQYSSYPIKLFYTSNIPIILQSALVSNLYVISQMLSVRFSGNFLVNLLGQWADVSGGGPARSYPVGGLCYYLSPPESMGAIFEDPVHVIVYIIFMLGSCAFFSKTWIEVSGSSAKDVAKQLKEQQMVMRGHRDTSMVHELNRYIPTAAAFGGLCIGALSVLADFLGAIGSGTGILLAVTIIYQYFEIFVKEQAEVGGVGALFF
- the SEC61A2 gene encoding protein transport protein Sec61 subunit alpha isoform X5; its protein translation is MDGYHALHFLSMLPGTLMELGISPIVTSGLIMQLLAGAKIIEVGDTPKDRALFNGAQKLFGMIITIGQAIVYVMTGMYGDPAEMGAGICLLIIIQLFVAGLIVLLLDELLQKGYGLGSGISLFIATNICETIVWKAFSPTTINTGRGTEFEGAVIALFHLLATRTDKVRALREAFYRQNLPNLMNLIATVFVFAVVIYFQGFRVDLPIKSARYRGQYSSYPIKLFYTSNIPIILQSALVSNLYVISQMLSVRFSGNFLVNLLGQWADVSGGGPARSYPVGGLCYYLSPPESMGAIFEDPVHVIVYIIFMLGSCAFFSKTWIEVSGSSAKDVAKQLKEQQMVMRGHRDTSMVHELNRYIPTAAAFGGLCIGALSVLADFLGAIGSGTGILLAVTIIYQYFEIFVKEQAEVGGVGALFF
- the SEC61A2 gene encoding protein transport protein Sec61 subunit alpha isoform X3 — translated: MGIKFLEVIKPFCAVLPEIQKPERKIPLFGIMSSDSADPFYWMRVILASNRGTLMELGISPIVTSGLIMQLLAGAKIIEVGDTPKDRALFNGAQKLFGMIITIGQAIVYVMTGMYGDPAEMGAGICLLIIIQLFVAGLIVLLLDELLQKGYGLGSGISLFIATNICETIVWKAFSPTTINTGRGTEFEGAVIALFHLLATRTDKVRALREAFYRQNLPNLMNLIATVFVFAVVIYFQGFRVDLPIKSARYRGQYSSYPIKLFYTSNIPIILQSALVSNLYVISQMLSVRFSGNFLVNLLGQWADVSGGGPARSYPVGGLCYYLSPPESMGAIFEDPVHVIVYIIFMLGSCAFFSKTWIEVSGSSAKDVAKQLKEQQMVMRGHRDTSMVHELNRYIPTAAAFGGLCIGALSVLADFLGAIGSGTGILLAVTIIYQYFEIFVKEQAEVGGVGALFF
- the SEC61A2 gene encoding protein transport protein Sec61 subunit alpha isoform X4; this encodes MSSDSADPFYWMRVILASNRGTLMELGISPIVTSGLIMQLLAGAKIIEVGDTPKDRALFNGAQKLFGMIITIGQAIVYVMTGMYGDPAEMGAGICLLIIIQLFVAGLIVLLLDELLQKGYGLGSGISLFIATNICETIVWKAFSPTTINTGRGTEFEGAVIALFHLLATRTDKVRALREAFYRQNLPNLMNLIATVFVFAVVIYFQGFRVDLPIKSARYRGQYSSYPIKLFYTSNIPIILQSALVSNLYVISQMLSVRFSGNFLVNLLGQWADVSGGGPARSYPVGGLCYYLSPPESMGAIFEDPVHVIVYIIFMLGSCAFFSKTWIEVSGSSAKDVAKQLKEQQMVMRGHRDTSMVHELNRYIPTAAAFGGLCIGALSVLADFLGAIGSGTGILLAVTIIYQYFEIFVKEQAEVGGVGALFF